The genomic stretch TCCTTTTTTCCTCAACTACTACATGCAATTATTTATCTTCCAATGCGTCTCCCCCAACCCGTCCCTCACCTCATTTTTGAATGGTCTTCCTCTCTCACTCATCTTTTGAGCTTGGAAGGACCCAGTCGGCCACCAATACACTCATCTTAACATTCCAACCAAGCCCTGATATCCAGGTCCAGTTTAACTTTGACCCCTACTGGTAGGGGCTGGCTGACTAAAGAAAGCAGTAGCTGTTGAGTCACTGTCTGGAGTCAAAGCCACTTGCAGGCTGGCAACACCTAAACCAGTTGCCTTCACTCCCCATTCAACTCCACTGACCTGACCAGGGACATCTTCTCACTTGCCTCTCTGAGCTCACCTTTCTCCATTTACTCACTTCCTGACTAAATCTTATCTATGAACAAAAAGGGAAGCCCTCCCCCAAATGGAGGGCCCTTTAGCACCTTTCAGGACCAGCTAAAGTGTCTGTAGTAGAAACGTACAGAGTACAAGCACAGCTGTTACAACTCATGTAATAGACACACATGTTATTAATCATATATGATGAACAATAGAAGCGAATAAAAAGTACTTGTGACCAACTTACATTAAGAGAAGTTCATGTAGTGCTTTTAATTTGATttgttattcttaatttttcaatcaaaataacatttgtacatggtaaaaatatatgtacaacaGTACATGCAAGGGCCTTACATTGAAAAACACTGCCCCCTCCAGGCTTCCCCAAAAGGCAACCAATTTAAACCAGGTCTTGGTTTTTCAGAGGTTACCCTCATAATGCTGAGTCATATTCTTATTCTTCTACTTCTTAGTTGATCAAATTTGGATATCTATGGATTCTCCAGATTGAAAAACGAGATTTTAACTCACTTGAGCTGtcactcccttctctcccctccgcTCTCCTCTCTTTGACTTTTCTCAGTCATATGTTGTTATCTGACTATTCTCCATGCCTCTAGTAGATATCTCTGAAACTTGACATAACACATTAAACCGCCATTTACTTACTATTCCATCAACGTCAGTCAGCGTCTCTTGATTCCCCACATGGATATAAATGACGCTACCAAATTCTCCTCCACTTCTATTCCCCTTTAACCTCTGTCAGCTACACCTTTACAACAGTTATATTCTGTGCTGTAGCTTTTATgaggttttctgtatttttcctgtggttaattttaaaagttggaaCTCAATGAATATTCTTTACGTTATCATGTCTGTGTAACTAGCTCACTGCGGGGCCACACGGTGGGCAAGGATTATCTTTCCTTGTCTGCGGGTTTGAGTTTCTAGCATCGAAATCAAATGCCAAACAACCTTCACTTTAGGCCTTGTGCCTTTAGATCTTGGCCCTCAAAAGGCGAAGATGAGAAACGTTTTATTGTGGGGAACAAGCAGCCTGGTAGAAGCCCCAGTTGTCCTAGAATAGTTAGTTCAGTATCTTTTGAGACAAGTCTTAGTTTTATGggagttttttagttttttcttctctagGATCCATGTTTGGATGAATGGCTGCTGGAGAGAGCCTGATTGGTAGCAGCTGATCTGTAGAAAGACCCTCAGGGTAGGCCTTGTTTCCAGGGCCCCCATCCCTCCTCATTCCTGGCCTTCCACTGGGTGACATCAAGCCCACAGCCTCTCCAGAGTCCTGCCTCCTTCATTTCCACTCTTCGCGCCTCCTCAACCTGGGTCAACACACGCTCTACTTCCCGTCTCCCAGACACTTGTTGACATTTCTTATGCTCTTATTATCTCCCCATGTTCTCTTGGCTCATgagttcattctttcttttgaacTTCATTATTGACATTTATTGACAAGGAGAGGTGGAAAAGGCATAAATTCGGTCCGACCCCTTGAACTAAATGATAAATGACTTCAATGTTTTTATACAAAATGAAGGTAGTAGAATTAGTTCCTATTTTGAACATTTTGTCCTTACTACGTGTTTATTAAAGTCAGTATAGTAGTCCCCATCATTGCTTTTGATTGGCCTTTGATATTTCTTCACATTTGAGCTATTTTAAGTTGGTTTTACACAATGAGCATTTCTAGGAACCTTGCTAAACAGGATATTTACCGGTTACACATATGGATCATGACAGTATCAAAGACAATAAATTTTAGTGCTATAGTAATTGGTAATATCCATgttcccattttattttccttttatgtttttctattcttattttatcttgACCTTAATAAGCTTGGATCCCTTCGGTCAGGTATTATGACTTGTAAGTTTCTCTAGGCTCAAGTGTCGTTCTTGTGATCAGCGAATGCTCAGTAAACAGAGGTGACACAGTTTTGCCTGACACAGCAGTGAACATGAGCATAGTACCCAGGGCAAGTATATGAGTAGATGCTCAATGGAAAATTGTTGAGTATCATACccaaataaaagaaattccaaaaacagagccaggaaaagaaagaaaaggaaattatttttaaaaaaatacaagaactTGTCTCAGAAACAAAAGATACAGGTCATTAGATTGAGAGTCTCAAAAGGGccttgtgaaaaaaataaaaagatccaCACCGACACTCATTATCATCAAATTTCAGGTAACaggaaatgacaaaaaatatcctgaaagctcctaaaaagaaaaagtaggccACATTCGAAGGATCAGAAGTCAAAATGACATCCAGATTTCTCAACAGTAATGCTGGGGGCTGGAAGACAATGGAGCAGTAACTTCaaatttttgaatgaaaagtACTTCCAACCTAAACTTCTGTTCTCCCCTACCCTCTCGGTCAAGTATGAGGATAGaattaagacattttcaaatatgcagGGGCTTGGAAAATGTATCTCCCATCCATCTTTGCTTAGAGAACTAGCAAAGCATGTGCTCCATCAAAACTAGGGAATATaccaagaaggagaaagatgTGGAAACccacagagaggagagggaagaaggaccAGAGACGATGGTGAAGAGAAACAGCACGATGACAGCAGAGCAGCAGGGTTAGACAGCAGTCTGAACACATTTGAGGAGACATGGAAGTCTTAGGAGGACTGTCTTCAAGAATAATATGAGTTACTATAGAGAAAAAGAGTTTTATAGCTTGGACAGTATTTGAGGATAAACTATTGTTGGTTATATAGAAAATTAAGCAATAAGAGGGGACAGTTATCAACTCCAGGAGAAACGAACTGTTGtctaagaaaggaaatgtaattatAGTATACCAAATGGCTTGGCTGTAAATATAGTCATAAAAGCAGGAATTCTGAATATTCATTTAACCAAAGACTATGATAAAACTTtgattcaacaaatggtgctaaaaCAATTTAATATCTTCATGCAAAATAAGATGAAGCTCAATCCTTATACTTCATACCATGGACAAAAATTAACTAGAAGTGGAGCGCTaaactaaatgtaagagctgaaaatataaaacttctagaagaaaacataggagaaaatcttggtGACCTCAGATTAGATAGGACACAAAAATCgggaaagaatatttgcaaaacatgtatctgacTACAGACTTTTATCCAGAATGTATAACTCTTACAACTTTTTATTAGGAAATCACTCTAataaagaaatgagcaaaatatctgaacagacacttcaccgaAGAAGATAGACAAACAGCAAAtaagaacacacaaaaaatgctCGACATCattggtcatcagggaaatgcaaattaggaccacaaggagataccactacatacgcATTAGAACGGCTAAAATCGGGAAGACCTTGAACACCAGGTCAAAAagcaactggaaccctcatacatgaTTGGTAAGAACGCAAAATGTTATAGCCATTTtgtgaaaacagtttggcagtttctcctAAAGTTAAATGTGCATTTAACAAATGATGAaacaatttcactcctaggtatttagcCCAGAGAAATTAAACCACATATCCACAAAACAACCTGTGTGTgaaagttcatagcagctttactcatcaTTGGCAAAACTGGAGATAACtcaaatgtccgtcaactgatGTAtagataagcaaactgtggtacattcatacactggggtaaaaagaaatgagctactgATACATacaaggatgaatctcaaaaagcattatgctgagtgaaagaaaccagatacaggagactttatgattccatttgtatgtcATTTTAGAAAAGGCGAAACTGTAGAGACACAAAACAGAtagtagttgccagaggctggaaCTCAAGCAGgggattgactgcaaaggggcataATAGAAGTTCTCATGGTGATAGCGATGTTTTACATCTAGATTTTGGTGGGGTTTGATAACCATATACATTGaccaaaactcatagaactgtacacttaaaatgagtgaatttcattatatataaGCTGTACTTCAATAAGgcggattttttaaatttattgggaaAATTGCAGGTAAAGGGTTGGGACATGTGTCCTAAATCCTAAAGTGTTATCAGAAAACAGCAGatgtataaaattgaaaaacagatGTGTAAGCATGTGATCTAGTGGCATAGAGGTAAGCTTAAGAAGAAACGGCTAAAAGAGTTAAAAAGTGGAGGGTTGGGAAGACGACCGGGGACTGAGAGGGAGTGAGTAAAATGGCTGGTGTTTGTAATAAGCTTTGTGGTTCCATCTGGACTTTTAAACTATATACATGTTCTTGCTTTGATAAATATCAAGATCACAGTTTTCTGGAGTGAGAAAGGTTTGGGAAGGCAGTGCGCCTAGTTTACCAGATGTCAAATGTTTGAAATATCCAGAAAGCCTTGGACCAAATAGAAACTAAAGCTCCCACCCAGACAGTCACTGTTTCCTGATCGCTCACAGTGCAGCGGGAACCTTCCAGGCCTACGACTCTCCATCACGCCCATGGCCTCATCCCACAGCATAAGCAGGCCCAAGCCTGTCCTTGCCTTTTCGGCCTCCTGTAGAGCCTAAGTTAAAGGCCATCCTTTGTGATAGCTGTGGCTGCCAGACTGTCTCTAATCTAAAAGGGGCTTCGGATTCTGTCACGTGAATTCCATCAATTATGTAAGTTTGAAATTCCACTTACTGGGGTCAGTGAAGATGTTAGGGTATTTTGACCACAGCGTCTTAGTAAGGACAAGCATTTTCAGGGCCCTGCACTTGGCTTTGTGAGTTACACAGACCTGGGTGTCACAATACCCAAGTCTGTagtcaattttaatatttttgaactgaAGATCTAGTTCTTCTCAGGGAACAGTTAGGCATCCTTGAAACAACCTGAATACAAAGCAGCTGGTGAAATTACTATGATGCCTACACTCTGAAGGAAGGAATTTCTCTTGTCTGCAAAGAGAGAAACACACGCTTGATTAGCTTTCATTTGGAAGCTGTTAGGGAGATTTGTGTCCATTCAGACATTTGCACAAGTGACCTCTCATCTTTACTCAAACCCTTGGATCCAACAGTGATAGGTCTATAACTGGTTGTTTATACTCAAGAATTGCGCAGGGTGGAGATGCAAAATCCTGGAGACCCCTGAGGGGAGCTGAATTTCATCAGACACTACTGCCTGgaatccctttctttttttttttttaaagattttatttttcctttttctcccaaaggcccaccggtacatagttgtgtatttctagttgtgggtccttctagttgtggcatgtgggatgccgcctcagcatggctaagatgagcggtgccatgtccgcacccaggatccgaactggtgaaaccctgggccgccgaagcagagcacgtgaacttcactACTTGGCTGCGGGGCTGGCTCCTGCCTGGAATTTTGAGCCAAAATTTTTAGCAAGTGGAGACACCCATCTTAAGCACGGAGGAAAGGCATTTTAggtgagaagaaaaaaacttgatgcagcaatgaaaataaactataGCTACGCGCGACAATATGATGATTCTTATGGACACCATGTTGAGGAGAAAAGGCAAGACAGGAGAGCATGTGCACCAGGTGGCAGCTGGACTGGTGTGCTCTTGCGACAATCTATTGAGCTGTAGGCTATGACTTGTGCACTCTTCTGTGTGTACattatactttaataatttttttacagTATACCATATAATTCTATTTGTTAGGTTCCCtccaaaaagcaaaaccaaactaTTGTTTAGTAATACATATAAAggtagtaaaaatataaagagcCAGCCTAGCGATCACCTTGGGGATGCAGGAAGGAGCTTGTGATCAGGCGTCGGGCGCTGCAATCCAGGACCTTCTGAAGTGCCAGGAAGTTCGATTTCTTGGCCTAAGTAGTGCTTTTACAAGCATTTACTTTATAACTCTGCTAAACTGAATATATAAATTCTACACATTTAGACTAAAGAATTTAGTAGATTCAAACcaatctaaatgtctatcaatagggaactatttaaattaattataaaacagTCATGGAATGTATCATGCGCCATTTAAAATGAGGCAGCTGTGGTCTTTTCTCCTTATAAGGATCTGATGCCTAAATTGTGTTCTACAAAGACAAAAGCCATATTAGAAATGAATCTGATATGAAACcactcatatatatatttacagacTCTATCTCTTATCTCTGGAAGAATAGACAGAAACTAGTCAATGTTGTCTTCAGGGGAGCGGAAGCCAAATTTATATCATGTGCATTTGTTAcagttcaaataaaaaatatcatttattttgaaaatatttgtttattgcaCAGTTCTTTCCAGATTTCATGTTTAGGCTCATCTTTATTGTAAAGtacttcagcaaaaaagaggaactGGCATTCAAATATGGCTGCCCGACTACGGCCGTGTTAATTACACAAGGACTTTTCCACGCAAACATTTCTGAAGCACATATTTTGAAGCTGGCTCTGAGTTAGGCACtataaagaataaaggaaatgggATGAAATCTAAGCCCTCAGGGAAGGGGAAGacagtgaggagaaggaggaaagaagagaggagatcGTTTGGCACCACTGGAATTTCTCTTCATGCGgccattttatttatgaaatgagGTTAGGTCATATTCTTAGTCTCAACAAGTCTTAGAAGTCAACTAGAGAACACCTATTTTGTACACTATCCTGCGTGTTTAGTACTAGACGAAGTATTCCATACTTCGGTGATAGAATCTGTCTTTCTGCACCTCCACAGCTCTTCTAccatctctcctttccctcatccTCAGTTTCCGAGGAGGTATAGATGTGTTCCTGGTTAGGTGGGCTTTTCACACCCCTGCTCTGTTCAATATGCATCAAGGACAATGAAAACCCAACAGATGATGCAGCTGACCTGCTGAGAGCCCCAaacaatgagggaaaaaaaaaagcagaggaccCCTCCCCCTCTCATTGGACCAATTTCCATTCCTCGCTAAGGATGGGAGGACTagagttggggggtgggaggggaagatACTGGTGTGAAGAAAGACGTCTTGCCTTCTGCTTGTGACTGATTCTGATTTATCTGTGGTTATGTTCTGAAAACTGTTTCCTAAGGAAATTCTTCCAGTCATTTACCAAAACAGCTTTTTTGAATGATTGTAAAAGATTTCAGTCATCTTTCTCCCCCAgttttagtgagatataattttattgagatgtaattgacttataacattgtatacatttaaagtgtacaatataatgatccAATAcatgtatatactgcaaaatttTTACAATAAGCTTAGTCAATATCAATCACCTCACaaagttacagatttttttcccttgtgatgagaatttttaagatctactcttttagcaagtTTGAAATATACAATATGATATTGTGAACTATAGTCATCAGGCTCTATATTCTACCTCTAGAACTTAGTTatcttaaaactggaagtttgtaccttttgaccaccttcacccaattCTTCCACTCTTTACCATCTGCCTTTGGCAACAATAAATCTGATCTTCGTTTCTATGAATTTGggagtttttaaatattctacacataagtgagattatacagtatttgcctctctctctctgtctgatgtatttcacttagcctaatgccctcaaggtccatccatatggTCGCAAAAGACAGCATTTCCTTTTtgatggctgtgtagtattccatcgtgtgtatacatgtatatatatacatatacatatatatacaccccacattttctttatccattcatccagtgatGGATACTTAgatgtttccatgtcttgcctattgtaaataatgctgcaaggaacatggggGTGCAGCTACCTCTTCgggatagtgatttcatttccttcaaatatatacccagaagtgggactgcaggatcatatggtagttttgcttttaattttttgaggaacctccatattgttttccacagtggctgcaccaaatTGTCTTCCTGGACCtcacagtgcacaagggttcagATTGGGATCATCTTAAAGGACAGAAGTTTAGAAGCATTTCCGTGTTGCAGTGATCCAAACCCATGTacctcatttcttcctcaaaatCCCATTTGCTACTCTTGCCTGGCAGCGAATATTGGTGGTGAGGATGAGGGGTGTAGGTGAGGAGAAAGGGGTCTTCCTGAGGGGGATGGCCTGTGGTGGAAGGGTAGTAGCTGTTAAAATCTGCATGCACCTTCTCTTCGTAAAGATCACCCCCTGGATTTGGCCATAATGGGTGACAGCTAGGTTTGGCTGCAGGTGGTTCCACTGGAATCTGTTGGAAAAAGGGTTCTGCAGAGTTCTGGGAAGGGGAGAAGTCGTAAGGCCAGTTGGTCAGAGGAAAAGTGTAATTGGGACAATAGCTGTCATTAAGAGgatttctccccaaagcagcaTTTTTATTCCATGGCTGCAGATCACTGTAGTCAGGGAAGACTCCGGAGACCGGCTGAAGCAGCTCCCCACTGCTGCAAAGCCGACCACTGGGCAACTTGCACTTCTCATAGAGCTTGGCGGGGCCCAAGGTGGAAGTGGGGTCTGCCATATTGGCGGCTCCCCCCAGACCATAACCCTTGGAGAGGGATAAGCAATCATTCAGTGACTTCTGCTGGGGCATGTTACCTATTAAATGTCCACTGTAACTGCCCGACAATTGGACGCCTTCTTGGAAAGACCAGGTTAAAGGTAAATTTCCCCAAGTCTGCATTTCCCCTGGAAGAGACTTGAAAGAAAAGCGAAAAGCTCACGTTAATAAGTCAAGCAAATCAACACTACTACCACTGGTACCCCCGAGTTACTCTGGACAAGCCAGCACTCTGGCGGATCCCCATTCCTCACATTCTTGAAGCACAAACACACAGCACAGTTTTCCACAACCACTCAAGACCTGAAAGAGGCTAAGCCTGCTGCCATTTCCACTGTAAGCCTCCAACCCAGGGAAGGCGGGCTCTCCCTTTATCCTGAGGAGACGTGAGTGTGTTTACAACATTCCACCCTCAAACGCAAATCTGATGTCCCAACGGCCTTGGTGAGAACTTCTACGGGCTTCTTTAAGAAAACTCAAACTATGGCTTCAAAGGTTTATTTTATGCTCAGTACAACTGTCAggggatctctctctctctgtctcccacacacacacacgcacacattatCATTTCCCTCCTTATCTATCTTTTAGTGCTATTTGGAGTCTGCGACATTAgggttgttcttttttctctcaagagACTTTTCTCTGAATTCACGGGAATTTCGTTGGATCATAAATAGGACCTCTAGAATATGAAgtggtcaatttatttttataaatgaaggaaGTATATTGTCCTCCAGTGAGTCACAGGAAAAGAATCTGGCTAAGAATTAAGTTGTTTATGCAGACTATAGACCAATAAGAggatagaggaggagagactcGACCAGAGAGAGTAAGGGAGGAAACGCCCTCCACTTGTCCCGTGGCTGGGAGAAGAGATGAGGGACCAGCCATTTGGGCTCGGGGCGCACACTTCCCTACCACAGActcaaattacattttttttcctatgtaagCTACATTTAGAGCCTCCAGGGAGACCAGCTCCATCTCTGTTCTCTGAAAAGAAACGTGGAGCATGAAACTGTAGGAAAGTGTAGAAGGTGCTATCACTATTAAGCCGAGAAACCCACAAATCTATAGTCATCATAGAGCCGCAGCCTTcacaccacagtgtggctgcagggaggggcctccagccccgcccccccgATGACCATCATTTCAGAAACCTCCTGGTTATTTCATCTGGGTAGAATATGCTGAGGAAATAAACTGTTTAGTGAAGAATAgaaatttggggtgggggggaaagCACGAGGCTAATATTTTGTGGAGACCATTTCAGTTAATTTTGATTCTAACAGAATCAAAATACAGAGTGCCAAATATAGATTAAGGACTAATtcaagcctctttttttttttttttttttgaggaagattaaccctgagctaactactgccagtcctctttttgctgaggaagcctggccctgagcaaacatgtgtgcccaccttcctctactttatatgtgggacgcctaccacagcatggcttgccaagcggtgccatgtccacaccttggatcccaaccagcgaaccccgggccgccaagaagcagaacatgcgaacttaaccgttgcaccacctggctggcccctcaagcCTCTTTTTAATTATTGTCGGGAAGATGATTTTAGAATTCCATGGAATTTACGGTTGACAGTATGCCACCAAGATGGtagaaattaagaggaaaacctCACATTCCATTTCTTTGGTGGATGCTTGCTGGTAGATGAGCCTGTAAGATTTTTAGCTCTCATCCATAGGTAAGGGACCTGGGAAATCTACTGCCCCCGTCGTAGGGGTGGCAAATTGCCGCATGTTTTCAACACACAGGGGAGGGTTACCTTTGTCTCGGGGCCCCCCTTGAGCTTCAGGGAGCCGGAGGAAGATGCTGACTGTGCCTTCTTCATTGCTCTTCTTGCCTCCGCTTCCAATTTGGTTTCTGGTCTTGGATGATCATGCTCTCCCTTTGACTTAAAGGAGACAAGGAGGGAAATAAATGACTAGATTGTACGTCACTGTGTGTCCAGTTTCACCCTGTGCTCTGCCATCTGACTGGGTGTTGCTGCCACCAACCACCAGAACCAGACGGGACCAGCCTTTGCAATTCCTCCAAAGCCCGCTATGTGCCTTCTGGCCCACCTGCCTGTGCCCTTGAGGCTGCTTCTCCCCGCGGCTCCTCTCCCCCACCTGGCAAAGTCACCTTCGTAGCGATAACAAGGAACGCTTATTACACACCGTCTCACGCCATCTTCACACAATCTCGGGAGGTCCAGCCCATTATTATCACCCCCAGTTTAcagaataggaaactgaggcatggagagatcCCACCACCTAGGTAACCTCCCCTAGTAAGCTGGGAGCTAGGATTCCAAGTGTGCCGGAGCCAGCTGAGCCGAGAGCCAATTGTAGACCTTCAGGAAATTCATGAGCCGGTTGTTAAAAATGGCTGGGAGCTTGAAATCAGCCCTGGTGGGAACGGGTTACATCACAGAAACGGGCAAACCCTATCAATCAGCGCATTTCTTTTTCAGAGGGCAGGTCAACCAGCGCTCCGCTGacccaaacccaggcagcctgctgCCAGATGCTGCTCTCCATCACTGTACACACCTCCGCCCCCATGAGAACTTCCTcctatccacattttacagaaaactggggctcagggGAGTCAAGTAAGGGGTGCGGGTCTACAGAGCTGGGTGGAAGTGAGTGGTGTTCAGCCTGGGAAGCTGTGGAAGTCTGCCACCTGCCGCAGCCCTGAACCAGCCCCAGAGGATCAGATTACTGAGCACCGCCTCCCCTACAGAGGCCGAGGTGGaggcagctgctgccctgccctccaAGGGTCCAGCACCTGATGCCTGTCGAGGGGTGGGGTACAGATGGTTGCTCCCCCGACTGGGCCTCAGGGGTGGTGCAGCTTTTCATTCACCTGTGCACCTCCTGCATGAAACTCCTCCTCACACCCTGCAAATCCTTCTCGAATTAAAGAGAAACCCTATCTCATAACTCGAACTCCAAGCCAACCTGGAAAAAGATGAAGCGTCCGTCGTGCCTCCAGAAGTTGGTGACCGGGAAGCCCCCGTGGCCTCGGCAAGGAATCAGCTTCAGAGGAGCTTCGCAGTTGGGACAGCGTTTCCCTGCaaaagagcagaggaaggggaccGCGGCCGCTGAGCCATGCAGCTGACGCCTGAGCCTGCGCAGTGCTGACGGCTTCAGCCTCGCCGCCAGGATCAGAATGGCAGCGAATACACATGGGCAGAATTTTCTGGGCTTCCATCCACTGGGCACTACTCCTGACCCCAGGAGGCTGGCCACCCAAATGTCCCAGAAGCATGTCACCCGTGGGGAGAGCCAGCAGATGCCACAGAGTGGGAGAGTCCCCAGGTCAGAGAGAGCTCTCCAGAGCTGAAACTTCATCCTCCTTCTTTACTGATATTCGAAAATCtttgcagagaagaggaaaaaattatttcatttcacgATTAGAACTAAGGGTCAAGGGACAAAGCCGCATGGGAGAGAGAACACAGcttctgaattttcacaaagtgtaGGTAACCGATAGCAGATCCCGCCCCGAGAGCAGGTCTTGAAGACAAATTACAAGGAAAGGACATGAAGTAACTTGAGGCCTGAAATGGGCAAGGCGCAGGGAATGCTGAACGCATCTATTTCACAATCTGATGAATCtgataaaaaaccaaaatgagcAAATATTTCAGCATGTGATTACGGCATGGAATGGAACATAATCTCAAACCGAGTCCACTGCTCCCACCCCCCATCAAAGCACTCACTGAGATCCTTCAGGGACCCATCCCCCAAGACGGGGGGTGGCAATCTGATAAATGACTTTCTCCTAAACTTTATGGGGGTGCAGTGATGAATCAATGCTAGTCCCCTAAGTGACACAGTTTCCTTCGAACAGACACCTTGAGTCAGGTGCCTTAATCCAAAGGAgcagttttgggggtttttttgggggggggaaagattagccctgagctaactgctgccaatcctcctctttttgctgaggaaggctggccctgagctaacatccgtgcccatcttcctctactttatatgtgggacacctaccacagcatggcttgccaagcggtgccatgtccgcacccgggatctgaaccggcgaacacgggccgctgaagcggaacgtgcgcacttaaccgctgagccaccaggccggacccCAAGGGAGCAGTTTTAATGGTGGGTGCTCTGGACATGGCAGATCTGTGGGGCAGATACCCATGGGGGACCTCTGGGCAGTCCCCCATGGGGGACAAGGGGGCTGGTTGGCTCTCCTTAATATGTTCTACCTAAGAACAGCCTTGTTCCTACACAGGAGCACTGCAGTGTGAAGGCTGAGCCCTCGGGATGTACTGGAATGTAGTGGCCCATTGGGGTAGGAGCATCTATATGGATGCCAGCTTCCTCTCCAGTACCAGGGAGCCCCACTCACTCTGCTGCTTCTGCCGGGCTTTGTCACAGATGGCAGGTCTCAGGTAGATCTTGCGCCCCTCTTCCACAGAGCA from Equus przewalskii isolate Varuska chromosome 19, EquPr2, whole genome shotgun sequence encodes the following:
- the GCM1 gene encoding chorion-specific transcription factor GCMa gives rise to the protein MQPEDFGSEDKEILSWDINDMKLPQNVKKTDWFQEWPDSYEKHIYSSEDRNAQRHLSSWAMRNTNNHNSRILKKSCLGVVVCSRNCSVEEGRKIYLRPAICDKARQKQQRKRCPNCEAPLKLIPCRGHGGFPVTNFWRHDGRFIFFQSKGEHDHPRPETKLEAEARRAMKKAQSASSSGSLKLKGGPETKSLPGEMQTWGNLPLTWSFQEGVQLSGSYSGHLIGNMPQQKSLNDCLSLSKGYGLGGAANMADPTSTLGPAKLYEKCKLPSGRLCSSGELLQPVSGVFPDYSDLQPWNKNAALGRNPLNDSYCPNYTFPLTNWPYDFSPSQNSAEPFFQQIPVEPPAAKPSCHPLWPNPGGDLYEEKVHADFNSYYPSTTGHPPQEDPFLLTYTPHPHHQYSLPGKSSKWDFEEEMRYMGLDHCNTEMLLNFCPLR